The following DNA comes from Terriglobia bacterium.
CACCATCCGCGCCAGCAAGGACGGCTACATTGCCCGCCGAAAAGAGTGCGAATTCCTGGTGGCGATGAATCCGGAGACGGCCCAGGAGGACGTGAAGTCGCTGACCCCGGGCGCCGCCGTGCTCTATGACGAACCGCTCAACCTGAGCTCGCTCCGCCAGGACCTGATCTTCTACTCGGTACCATTCGACAAGCTGGTGACGACCGTGTGTGCCGAGGCCAAGCTGCGCAAGCTGGTCAAGAACATGGTGTACGTCGGGGTGGTCGCGCAGTTGCTGAAGCTGGATCCAGCGGAGATGGAGAAAGCCATCCGCCGGCAGTTTGGGCGCAAGCTGAAGGCCGCCGATCTCAACGTCAACGCCGCCAAAGCCGGATACGACTACGCCGCTGCCTCGCTCACCAAGTCTGACCCGTGCTCCATCGAGCGCATGGACAAGACGCGCGGCAAAATCATCATTGACGGCAACTCGGCGGGCGCGCTGGGTTCCATGTTCGCCGGCGTGACGGTCGTGACCTGGTACCCGATCACGCCTTCGTCCTCGCTCGTCGAAACCCTCATCGAATACATGAAGGAATACCGCATCGGCAAAGACGGCAAAGCTACTTTCGCAATCGTACAAGCGGAAGACGAACTCGCTGCCGTCGGCATGGTGCTGGGCGCGGCCTGGGCCGGCGCCCGGTCCATGACCTCCACTTCGGGCCCCGGCATCTCGCTGATGGCGGAATTTACCGGGCTGGGCTATTACGTCGAAGTGCCGGCGGTGATCTGGGACATCCAGCGCGTCGGACCCTCCACCGGCCTGCCGACGCGCACCGCGCAGGGCGACGTCCTCTCCACCGCGTTCCTCTCGCACGGCGATACCAAGCACATCGTGCTCTTCCCGTGTTCGGTGGCCGAGTGCTTCACCATGGCCGGCGAAGCTTTTGATTTGGCCGAACACTTCCAGACACCGGTGTTCGTCCTCTCCGACCTCGATCTGGGCATGAACAACTGGATGTCGGAGCCGTTTCAGTATCCCGAAAAGCCCATCCGCCGTGGCAAGGTGCTGAGCAAGGAAGATCTCGACCGGTTGGGGAGTTTCGCCCGCTACAAGGACGTGGACGGCGACGGCATCGGCTATCGCACCTTGCCGGGCACTGAGCATCCCGCGGCGGCGTACTTCGCGCGCGGCAGCGGGCACAATGAAGCCGCGCAGTACAGCGAGCGTCCCGACGATTATGTCAACAACATGGAGCGCCTGAATCACAAATTCGAGACCGCGCGCTCGCACGTGCCCAAGCCGGAGATGGCGCAAAACGGCAAGTCCAAGGTCGGCATCATCGCCTACGGCACTTCGCACTGGGCACTGGTGGAAAGCCGCGACCAGATGCGCAAGGAATACGGCGTCGAAACCGACTACCTGCGCATCCGGGCGTTCCCCTTCAACCGCGACGTGCACGAGTTCGTCGCCTCGCACGACCGCATTTACGTGGTGGACCAGAACCGCGACGCGCAAATGATGGCGCTGCTCAAGCTCGATCTCGACGCCGCCCAGCTTACCAAGCTGCGCAGCGTGCGCCACTACAACGGGCTGCCGATTGACGCCCGTTCTGTCACCGACGAGATTATTTCGCAGGAGGGCCGATAATATGGCGACCGCACCGACTTCCACGCCCCAGCCCAAGACCAACCGCATCGGCCTGACGGTGATCGAATACAAAGGCGGCAAGACTACGCTGTGCGCCGGTTGCGGCCACAATGCCATCTCGGAACGCATTATTGACGCGATGTACGAAATGGGCATTCCGCCGGAGCACGTGATCAAGCCCTCCGGCATCGGCTGCTCCTCGAAAAGCCCGGCCTATTTCATGAACCGCTCGCACAGCTTCAACGCGGTGCACGGCCGCATGCCCTCGGTGGCCACCGGGGCGCTGCTGGCCAACCGCAAGCTGATCGCGCTCGGCGTCAGCGGCGACGGCGACACCGCGTCCATCGGCATCGGGCAGTTCGTGCACATGATGCGGCGCAACCTGCCCATGATCTACATCATCGAGGACAACGGCGTGTACGGCCTGACCAAGGGCCAGTTCTCGGCCACGGCGGATATTGGTTCCAAGCTGAAAAGCGGCGTCATTAACGACCTGCCGCCCATCGATACCTGCTCGCTCGCCATCATGCTGGGCGCAACCTACGTTGGGCGCTCTTTTTCAGGCGACAAGAAGCAGTTGCTGGCCATGCTGAAGGCCGCCATCGCGCACAACGGCACGGCCATGCTGGACGTCATTTCGCCGTGTGTCACGTTCAACGACCACGAGGGTTCGACTAAGTCGTACAAGTTCACCAAGGATCACGATGAACCCTTGCAGGAAGTGAGCTTCGTGCCCGCGTTTGAAGACATTGACGTGGAGTACGAGGCGGGAGCGACGGTTGATGTCAGCATGCACGACGGCTCTCGCCTGCGCTTGCGCAAGATCGAAGAGGGGTACGATCCGACCAACAAGGCGGAATCGCTGAAGCGATTGGCCGAAGCCCATGACAAAGGCGAAATCCTGACCGGCGTTTTTTATGTTAACCCCACTGCGCCGACGTTCATGGAGCTGCTCAACGTCACCGACGAATCCCTCGCGACTTTGCCGGAGTCGGTGGTGCGTCCTTCACGGCAGGTGCTGGAAGAGTGCATGGAGGAACTGCGGTAAAGCGTTCACTTCTGAGTACGTGGCCGACTTTCTTCTGTTGAAGGCCGCAGCAAGGTTCGTACAATGCGGCCCATGAGCAGCCCCGGGCCTCTGTACCGTCCGTACGAAAAACTCATCAAGATCACCATCATGGGCCGGGAGTTTGAAGTGCCCGAAGGCAACATGATGCTGCGGGCGATGCAGTTCCTGGCGCCGGAGGAAATCTCCTACGGCCGCTTCTGCTGGAACGAGGACTGCCAGTATTGTCGCGTGGTGTACGACATGGGCGAGGGCACGCAGGCGCACGCGGCCATCTCCTGCAAGCTGATGGTCAAGGAAGGTATGCGCGTCATCGAAATGGCGCAGGAGATTCGGTACTGCTTGCGCAGTTTAAATCTGAAGTGAGTTGCGTGTTGTGACGCATCTGGTGATCGGGTGATCTAAAACCTTCCCGCTTTAGATCGCCAGATCATCCGATCACCCGATATTCAGTCCCCCGGCCTGCGCGCGGGACGTGCGGCGCTGGGCTTGGTGCCCAGCGAAGCCAGCCGCTTGCGTGCCTGGTCGGCTTCCAGCGACCGCGGGTAGCGCTTGACGAGGGCGTTCAACTCCCGGACCCCATCATTGCGGCGTCCCAGTTCCAGCAACGCAAATCCCTTTTTCAGTTGCGCCGCCGGAGCCTTATTGCCGCTGGGATACTGTTCCAGGACCTTGTCGTATTCCTGCACCGCCTGCTCGTAGTTGCCCTGCCGATAAGCGAGGTCGGCGATGTAGAACTGCGCGTTCCCCGCGAGGTCGGTGTTGGGATAGAACTTCAGGTAATCGGCAAACTCCTGCAGCGCCAGGTCGTACTTGGCGGCGTTGTAGTCGCGCAACGCGTTGTTGTAGAGCACGTCGGGCGGAGGCGCCTGCTGCTGCGCCGGCTGCGCGGGGGGCTGGCCGGCCGCAGCGCCGGGGGGCAATGTGGTCTGCGCGTTTTGCATGGCCTCGAGCTGGTTGCCGATCTTGCCCATGCGCGCCTTGAGTTCATCCACCGAGTCGTTCAGCGCCTGGATTTGCCCGGAAAGCTGGTCGGTGCGCGTGCCGCCCTCCGCCTGCTGCTGCTTGAGAGTGCGTTGCAGATCGGCGAGGCCGGCATTGATCTGGTTCATCTTGTCGGTGCTGGATTCGATCAGGTTTCGCATCACGCCCATGCGCTCGTCGAAAGCCTGCTGCATGCGCGCCATCTGGTCCTGCAGCGCCTGCACCTGTGTCTGGAGCTGAACGATTTCCTTGCTGACCGGAAACGCGGGCAAGGCGGCGGCGACCAGCAATGCCAGGGGAACAAAGAACTTCAAAGTTTTCATAGACAGCTGCTCAGTTGTGCTGCTCTGTTGGATGCAGAAATACTGCTGTTGGTGCTGGGTAGCCGGCCGTTGGCCGGTGAATCGCCCGGTGGACAGGGAGATGCGGACACAGAAGATGGCTCCGGTGTCCGCGCACTGTTCTCTACCACGGTCCCCAGCAACCCGTGCCCCAGGCTACCTCTGGTACACGAAGTGCCCGCGGCGGTTTTGTTGCCAGCACTGCTCGCTGGACTCGGTGCAGAACGGCTTTTCCTTGCCGTAGCTGATGGCGTGGATACGATCCGCTCCGACACCGGCCTGGATGAGCGCGTTCTTCACCGCATTCGCGCGATTGTCGCCGAGCGCCAGGTTGTACTCCGTCGAGCCGCGCTCGTCGCAATGTCCCTCGAGGGTGAAGTGCATCGCGGGATGCTGCGCGAGGAACTGTGCGTCGGCCTGCAGCGCCGCCTGCTGGTCCGCCCGGATATCGTACTTGTCGTAGTCGAAGAAGATGTCCCTGACGTTCCGGCTGAACAACTCCTCGTCGGTAGCGCTGGGTTGGAACGGCGGCGGCGGCGGTGGCGTGACCGTCACCCGCGCCGTGGCTTCCTGGGTGCCGCCGGCGCCCTTGGCGACCAGCCGGTAGGTGGTGGACTGTGTCGGTGACACGCGCTGCGAGCCGTTGGGATTCACATTGCTGCCGTCGAGCGTGACAGCGGTGGCGTTCTGCGTTTGCCATGTCAGCGTGCTCGATTGCCCCAGCTGAATGGTGTCGGGGCTGGCGCTCAGTGAAGCCGTCGGCGCTGCCGGCGGTGGTGGCGGTGGCGGTGGCGCCGGAGCGACTTTCTTCTTGCAACCGCCCAGAGTCAGCACACTGCCCAAAAGCACGATGAGAAAAATCCACTTCAACCTGTCGTGATTCACCTCTCTCCTCCCGTACAACGCAAGTGAACCCAAATCATCCAGCGGCCGGTGTCTGTTAAGAATCGTCCGGCGTTCTGCCTGCAATCCAACAATGTACACCCGGAAAGCCTAAAACGTTTCCACTACATTTGCGCACACACACGTTCGTGTGATGCAAGATGCGCCTGGCCCGTTGTGCAACGCTATTTCCAACTCCAGTTGGGCTGCGTATTGTGACCGGCGCTGGTCAAGCGGTGCTGCTCGGTACCGTCGGCCAGCATGGTCCAAATCTGTTCGCCGCCGGCGCGGTTGGACTGAAACACAAGGTGCCGCCCGTCCGGAGACCATGACGGAAAATCGTTGCGGCCGGCCTCGTGCGTCAGCTGGACGATCTGCTTGCTGGCGATATCCATGACGTAGATGTCCTGCGCTCCCGGCATGCCGGGCCCGTAGTGCCGGATCCAGGCGAAGGCGAGGTACTGGCCGTTGGGCGACCACGATGGCGACACGGCATAGCCCTGGTCGGTGATGCGCTGCGGGTTCGTGCCATCGGCCTCCATGAGGTAGATCTGCGGCAGGCCGCTGCGTCCGCTGACCCACGCAATCTGCGCCCCGGTCTTCGGGTTCCACACCGGCGCCACGTCCGGTCCGCGGTAGGCGGTGACGCGCCGCAGGTGCGAGCCGTCAGAGTCGGCGACGAAAATCTCCGGATCGCCGCTGCGCGACGATGAGAACGCAATCTGCTTCCCGTCGGGCGCCCAGGCCGGCGAGAGGTTGGTGCCGCCAAAACGCGGAAACGACACGGTGCGGCCGAGGTCCAGGGAGTACATTCCAATGTTCCACCCGCCGCCGGTGATAGCGCTGAAGGCGACCCGCGAACCGTCGGGCGAAATGCGCGGCGACAGCGCGATCGAGCCCAGGTGCGTCAACGGGCGCTGATTCGCGCCGTCATAATCCATGAGCCAGATTTCCTTGTGCCCGTCCCGGCTGCTGACGAAAGCAATTTTGCTCTCCGCGATGCCCGGGATGCCGCCGCCCAGGCGAAAGATGATCTCATCGGCGAAGCGGTGCGCGATGATGCGCGCGTTCTCTTCCGTCGCCTTTTCGCGGTACTGCTTGCCCAGCACCTGCGGCGACTGCGAGTTCTTCACGTCGTACAGCCAGCCCTGCACGACCACATCGCCGGCGGAGGCGTTGAGGTTGCCGAACGCCAGCATGCCGGCATTGGTCGGAGGATTGGCCCACGCGTCGAGTTTCACTTCGTCGGGCGAACCCGGCACCTGGAGCGGGTAGAAGCTCTTGGAGACGACGTCGAAAATGCCGGCCTGGCTGAGGTCGTTCCACAGGGTTTCGTTGAACGCCTTCAGCAGCAGGCCACTGGCGGAATCGGCGGTCACCTGCTTGAAGTCGGGCACCGCAAGGCGGACTTTTTCGACCCCAAGCCCCGTGCCGGTACGGATCCAGTCGTTCTGGGCGAAAGACACTGACGTCAGCAACAGGATCGCGAGAAATGCCAGAACAATTCGTTTCATCATTGATGTGTAATTTGCAATTTGTAATTTGTAATTTTCCACTGCGTCGCGCAATTCCGCCGCAGAAATTGCCAATTACAAATTACCAATTGCAAATTTCCTACCTCCGGAAATCAAACCAGAATTCCACCGAGACGCGGTTGCCGGCGTACTCATTGGGCAAGGGCCCGAAAGAGTCGATGCGCTGCAGCGCGCGCAGCGCCGACTGGTCCAGCGACGGCACGCCGCTGGATTGCTCGATCTGCACGTTGGCCGGCTGCCCGCTCCGCGTGATTTCGAAGGTGATGTAAACCCGGCGCGCATCGTGGATATTCGGGTCGATCTCGTATTTCAGCCAGTTCTCCGAAACCTTCTGCTGCACCACGCGGACGTACCACCCGAAGCGCGAACCGAAATCCCCGCTGCCGCCGTTGAACCCGAACCCGCCTTTCGCATTCGGGGTGCTGAACACGCCATACGGCCCGCTCACCGGACCGCCCTGTCCGAAGGGCACCACATTGCTGGGCTCTTCCTCCGGCGGGCGGGGTTTCGTCTGGGTCGAGGTGCGGGGCTTCGGCTCGGGACGCCGCTTGGTGTCCTTCTCCGGGATCGGGATCGCCTCCGGGGTTGGTTCTTCTTTCACCTGGGGCAACGATTGCGTCAACCCCTTCGATTCGTTGGCCAGGATGTTCTGCGTCTGTGTCGCGGCATGGGGCAACGGGATGGTGCTGACCAGGGTGGCGCTCATGGCGCTTCCGCCTGAGCCGGCGCCGCCCCAGGATTCGCCGGCGAAGCGCCCGAAAATGGCCCCGTAAATGAGCATGGACGCAAAGAACAGCCCATGCAGCGCAACCGACCAGGCCAGCGGCTGCTGCCAGTTCTCCCGTTCGGTATAGATATCAGCGCGTGCCGGCATTCGGGTTCAGGGGCTGTGTGACGATGCTGACGTTGGTGATACCCGCCTGCTTGACAGCGTCCATCACCGTGGCAAAAGCGCCGAACGGAACATTTTCGTCGGCGCGAAGAAAAATGGATTGCCGTTGCGGATCGCGGACCCTCCGGCGCAACGTGGCCGGAATCAGGTTCACGTTGATGGGATCGTTGCCGAGAAACACGCGCTGCTGCTTGTCGATGCTGATGACCAGGCGCTCTTCCGTGATTTCCTTCACCGTCTTGGTTTTTGGAACGTCCACTTCGATGCCGGACTGCAGAATGGGCGCGGTCAGCATAAAAATGATCAGCAGCACCAGCACCACGTCCACCAGCGGCGTGATGTTGATGTCGGCCAGCGCCGAGCGGGTGCGGCCGTTGGAATCGGTGAATGCCATTACCGTAACTCCGGTTCCGTGGCGGCGACGCGGCGCGGCGTCTCGGCGCCGGCGCGCTCCACGGCGTTGAGCATTTCCAGCGAGAAGTCATCCATGCGCTTGCCGAACTCCCGCAGGTCGTTGCCAAACAGGTTGTAGGCGATCAACGCCGGGATGGCGGCGAACAGGCCGGCGGCGGTGGTGATCAGCGCCTCGGAAATCCCGGGCGCCACCGCGCGCAAGGTCGCCGCTCCCGCCGTGCCCAGGCCATGGAAGGCATCAATGATGCCCCACACGGTACCGAACAATCCGATGAACGGGGTAGTGGCGGCGGTGATCGCGAGCCAGGGCAGGCGGCGCTCCAGCCGCGTCAATTCCTCGGAGGCGCCGATCTGCATGGCGCGCTGGATGGGGGCGGAGCTGCCGCGCGAGCGCTTGTACTCGTCATATCCGCTCGTGAAGACGGCCACCAGCGGGCTGGGCCTGAACTGCTCCGACACCGCGGCAATGTCCTGGAAGCGCTGCGCCCGCCGGAAAGCACGCAAGAACCGCCCGCTTTGCACGCGCGCCCGCCGCAGCAGGTTCCATCGCGAAAGAATGATGGACCAGGAGAGGAGGCTGAAGAACAGCAGAATGATGAGAACCACCTTGGCAACCGGACCGGACTGCCAAACCAGGTTGGCGATCTCACCGCCGATGACAAACGAAAGGAAGGGGGAAATAAGCATCATCCTTCAGGAAAATTTGTCCCACAACTGGACTCAATTATAGACCAGCGCTGCGGGAGTAAGTTGTTGCCGTATGTGGTCCGAGTTGAATGCTCACCATCGGTGAACGCAATCTTTCACGTCCCACCACGCTGGGCGCTCCGGGCTTCACCTGAGCTTTGATGCCTTCCACTCGGAAAGCGGAACCGGCAACTTGAAAACGGCAGTCGTGCTATTCTGCGCACGAATTTCTCCCACAGGAATCTCCGGTGCTCCTCGAACTGCGCGTCGAAAACTATGCCGTCATCGATCACGTGGTGGTGGAATTCGCCCCGGGATTAAACCTCCTGACCGGCGAAACCGGCGCGGGCAAGTCCATCCTGATCGACGCGCTGGCGTTGCTGCTCGGCGAAAAGGCTACCAGCGACATCATCCGCCACGGGGCGGACAAGGCGGTGGTGTCGGCGGTCTTCGACGTGGACGACCGGCGCGCGGCCGAGGTCCTGGAACAGAACGGCATCGACTCCGACAATTGCGAAATTATTCTTCGGCGCGAAATCGCCGGCGGCGGCCGCGGGCGCGTATTCGTCAACAACCAGCCGGCCACGGTCGCCGTGCTCAAGCAACTCGCGCCCATGTTGGCGTCGGTGCACGCGCAGACCGAGTCCATCCTGGGTTTCGACGCCGCCGCGCGGCTGAAGCTGCTGGACCTGTTCGGCGGATGCGATGCCGGCGCAGCGGCCGCCGTGTTCAGCACCTGGCATGGAATCCGCGGCCGCATCGCCGAGTTGGAACGCGGCGAACAAGACAAATTGCGCCTGATCGATCTGTGGAGCTTCCAGAAGAAGGAGATTGAGAGCGCGCGGCTGCAGGCGGGCGAAGATGAGCGGCTCGAGGCGGAGAAGCGCGTCCTCGCCAATGCCGAGAAAATCTACCTCGCCGCCATGACGGCCTACGACCTGCTGTACGAAGGCGACGCATCGGCCGCCAGCTCATTGCGGGCGGCTTCGCGGCAGGTCGAGGAACTCGCGCGTTACGACCCGACCTTCCAGGATTCGCTGGCAGCGCTGGAATCGGCGCGCATCGCCGCCGAAGACCTTGGTGCCACGTTGCGCGAGTATGCCGGGGCCATCAACGCCTCCCCGGAACGGCTGGCCGAGATCGAAAACCGGCTGGCTACGCTCGATCGCATGAAGCGCAAGTACGGAGAGTCGCTGGATGCCGTCATCGCGTTCGGCGAAGAAGTCGCGCGCAAGCTCAACGAGATCGAAAACAAGGACGAGGTGCTGCGCAATCTGCGCGCGGAATTGGCGGCAGCGGCCGCACAGTATCTTTCAGCCGCGCGCGCCCTCTCGCGCCAGAGAACCGACGCCGCGCGCCGCCTGGAAAAATTGGTCGAGCAGGAAGTAAACGAGCTGGCGATGAAGGCCCGCTTCCGCGTGCAGGTGGATGGTTCCGACGAGGAGCAGAACTGGAGCAGTTCCGGGTTCGACCAGGTGCAATACCTGATCGCGACCAACCCCGGCGAACCGCTGAAGCCGGTGGAGCAGATCGCTTCCGGCGGCGAATTGTCGCGCGTCATGCTGGCGCTGAAGGCGACCATTGAAGCGCGGACGCGGCGGCGGAGTAACGAGACACAGCGCACAATGGTTTTCGATGAGATTGATATCGGCATCGGCGGGCGCGCGGCGGAGGCCGTTGGCAAGAAGCTGAAAGAGCTCGCAGCCACCTCGCAAGTGCTCTGCATTACGCACCTGCCGCAGATCGCCTGCTTTGCCGATCAGCATTACGTCATCGAAAAGAAGGCAGTGGCCGGACGCACCCGCACCATCCTCCGTCGTCTCGACGACCGCGAACGCCGCGAGGAACTGGCGCGCATGTTGAGCGGCGCCAAGGTCACGGAAACCTCGCTTAAGCACGCCGAGCAAATGCTGAAGGCAGGAACTCCGAGGTAGGGCTGCGCCCGTCCAAGCCGCATTTTCCGCCCGCGAGTTCTGGGCGCTGTTCACTGCGGAATAGCGCCGACCGATGTTAATCCCCGCATTGTCTGTTATTTACATTGACGGTACGCGTTGGGGTGAGCTAGGTTGGCATCGTTTATACTACCAAGGGTGAGGGGTGCACCGGCTCCGGGTAGCCGGTCAGGATTGATGACCGACAAGCACGAGAAATCGCTGTTGTTATTGAAGCCGCGTGGCTTTTGCGCCGGAGTGGTGCGCGCCATTGACATTGTCCGCATCGCACTCGAGACCTTCGGCCCGCCGATCTACGTCCGCAAGGAAATCGTCCATAACCGCTATGTGGTCGAGGAGCTTTCGGCCAAGGGCGCGATTTTTGTGGACAACGTGGACGAGGTCCCGGCCGGGGAGCGCGTCATCTACAGCGCCCACGGCGTCGCCCCCAAGGTCCGCGACGCCAGCAAAGACAGGAATTTGCGGGTGATCGACGCCACCTGCCCGCTGGTGACCAAGGTGCACGTCGAGGCCATCCGTTTCGCCAAGGAAGGGTATTCGTTGATCCTGATCGGTCACCGCGACCACGATGAGGTGATCGGCACCCTCGGCGAAGCTCCGGCAGCGACCCAGGTGGTGGGTTCGGCGAAAGACGTGGAAAAGCTCCACGTTCCCGATCCCGATCGGGTGGCGTACCTGACGCAGACCACCCTCAGCCTTGACGAAACCCGCGACATTGTCGAGGCGCTGAAAAACAAGTTTCCCAACATCACCGGCCCGGCCGCCCAGGACATCTGCTATGCCACCGAAAACCGGCAGACGGCGGTGAAGCACATTGCCAGCGAGGTTGACCTGCTGCTGGTGGTCGGTTCCGATAATAGTTCCAACTCCAAGCGCCTGGTGGAAGTAGCCGGGAGCCTGCGCACGCCGTCGTACCTGATCGAAAACTATCGCGCCATCCGGCCGGAGTGGCTGCAATCGGTGCGCAATGTTGCCGTCACTGCGGGAGCGAGTGCGCCGGAGTGTCTGGTCGAAGAAGTGGTTGAGTTCCTGCGCGGAAAGGGTTTTACCGGTCTCAGGGAAGTGGAAGTGATGCCGGAAAACGTCCGGTTCGGGCTGCCGCCGGAAATTGTCGAGGCGATTGGCAGCGCTCCGGCCGCAGCCACGGCGGAGTGATCCCGTCAGAAGGAGAGTTCGGGCGGGTTTTGTCCCCCAGAAACCTGATGAAGTTTGGCAAGATCGACGACATCGTGAGCCGCGTCGCCGCGGCGCTGGACGCGGCGCGCAAGCATTTGTTCTCTGTCCAGCACGAGGACGGGTACTGGTGTGGCGAACTCGAGGCGGACACCACGCTCGAGTCCGACTACATTGCCATGCACACCCTGCTCGGCACTGGTGATCCCAACAAATTCCAGAAAGCGGCGCGCTGCATCCTCGACCACCAGAACGAAGACGGCGGCTGGCCCATTTTTCCCGACGGTCCTTCCGATGTCAGCGCCTCGGTGAAGGCATATTTTGCCCTCAAGCTGGCCGGCTACAGCGCGCAGCACCCGGCGATGGCGCGTGCGCGCGGCAAAATCCGTGAACTCGGCGGACCCAGTTGCGCCAATACCTACACCAAGATCTATCTCTGCTTTTTCGGGCAGTATGACTGGTTCGCCGTGCCCGCGATTCCCCCGGAGATCGTGCTGTTTCCCAACTGGTTCTGGTTCAACATCTACGAGATTTCCTCCTGGTCGCGCGCCATTTTCATCCCGCTGGCGATCGTGTACGCGAAGAAGCCGTACAAGAAGATTCCGCCGGAAATGGGCATCGAGGAACTTTTTCCGGGAGGGCGCGACAACTGCAATCTCTACTTGCACTGGGACTCGCGCTTCTTCAGTTGGCGGAATT
Coding sequences within:
- the recN gene encoding DNA repair protein RecN, encoding MLLELRVENYAVIDHVVVEFAPGLNLLTGETGAGKSILIDALALLLGEKATSDIIRHGADKAVVSAVFDVDDRRAAEVLEQNGIDSDNCEIILRREIAGGGRGRVFVNNQPATVAVLKQLAPMLASVHAQTESILGFDAAARLKLLDLFGGCDAGAAAAVFSTWHGIRGRIAELERGEQDKLRLIDLWSFQKKEIESARLQAGEDERLEAEKRVLANAEKIYLAAMTAYDLLYEGDASAASSLRAASRQVEELARYDPTFQDSLAALESARIAAEDLGATLREYAGAINASPERLAEIENRLATLDRMKRKYGESLDAVIAFGEEVARKLNEIENKDEVLRNLRAELAAAAAQYLSAARALSRQRTDAARRLEKLVEQEVNELAMKARFRVQVDGSDEEQNWSSSGFDQVQYLIATNPGEPLKPVEQIASGGELSRVMLALKATIEARTRRRSNETQRTMVFDEIDIGIGGRAAEAVGKKLKELAATSQVLCITHLPQIACFADQHYVIEKKAVAGRTRTILRRLDDRERREELARMLSGAKVTETSLKHAEQMLKAGTPR
- the ispH gene encoding 4-hydroxy-3-methylbut-2-enyl diphosphate reductase encodes the protein MTDKHEKSLLLLKPRGFCAGVVRAIDIVRIALETFGPPIYVRKEIVHNRYVVEELSAKGAIFVDNVDEVPAGERVIYSAHGVAPKVRDASKDRNLRVIDATCPLVTKVHVEAIRFAKEGYSLILIGHRDHDEVIGTLGEAPAATQVVGSAKDVEKLHVPDPDRVAYLTQTTLSLDETRDIVEALKNKFPNITGPAAQDICYATENRQTAVKHIASEVDLLLVVGSDNSSNSKRLVEVAGSLRTPSYLIENYRAIRPEWLQSVRNVAVTAGASAPECLVEEVVEFLRGKGFTGLREVEVMPENVRFGLPPEIVEAIGSAPAAATAE